attttataaattgttgATTTAAGTTATGATGTGTTACTTTTTTTGTACACTAGCTTACTCTACTtgtttagttttatgtttttctgtgtaattttgtttatagCATCAATCATTATTTGGTGTGAGCATGTGATGTTGTAGGTGATAATTTATCTTTGATATGGAGCATGAAGATACCATTGAATGATACGTGAAGtttagtatataaatatatggatgtaaatatataaatatatggatATAGATACGTAGATAtcttgtatattattttaactgtTTTGACATGCTTTGTGTTTAagaaatttttgtaaatatgcttttctttatataatttacatgttttttttatttatttgctatgtttcatcaaaatatatattttgtttaatagttacatatattatactttttacttatttatatatcaacttttatacttaatattaaaactaatttaatttatatgacatgtattttattttttatattttaaaataaatcgaAAATTTCAATATTCCTAAAATAAAGTTGtcagaaatataaaaaaattagaatctAGTCACAAAATTAATGGAATGTGACCTATGCCTAATTTTGAATTACCTTATATATTGTGTATCCACGGGTTTGACCGTTTAAGAATAACGTAGCAGTGCACTCACGCTGTCGGCCAAAGGTAGACACATCAGGTTGGTCTGGCGGTTGACAACTGCGCTACATGATGTTTCCACGTGTCACCGGATTGTTATTGTCTGTGAGTAAAGTAGAGCTGCAGATATTTTGCCACTGTTGATCAAAAGTGATAAACACCAACAGTTTCgtaaaattgatacaaaagaATTTGATTCGATCGTGATGAtatgaaaaacaatatatataaaatctattTGCGTACAAAGTAGTGAGTGGTTTTAAGGGTTTTTCTGTTAAAAAAGCATGTGTGTGtataattgaatattattattttgtttattgtgaTTTTGATAAGGATAAAGCAAAGGAGATGTATGGTAGTTTGAGTTGGTTGACATTGAAAGCGTGTAAATGATGGTAGGAATTTGGCAACTTTGTGACAAACATGCATGTTTTGTGGCAGACTACATGCCAGAATTAGAATCAATCAATGAACCAATACTATATGGTAGCCGCCATGTACTGCGTCAAAAAATGTCATCTCATCGATTTACCGTGTTCATTAAGAAATATTATCCAATTATATTTAAGATGATTATTATAagtaaaaagaattattaaaatatataaaaaagtaaaatttatgaaattgacCCAACGCAGCTTTGAGTTATCTTGCACTCAACTTAAATCTCCCTATGATTCTTCTCGAAGAAACCTCACTTTAAcctcaaaacaaaacaagaacatGAAACTCATACTCTCTAAAGTATAAATAGAACATagatcaaacaaaaattaaacatagGATCTAAGAAATGCCGTGATTGAAGGGATGAAAATTTTGAGAGATATATGTAAGTTGATTGTGTGACTTGTGCTAAATTGTCCATGTGTAAGTTGTTCATGTGATTTGGcttcaaaattcaaatgaaGGGAAGTATAAGAATCATTTGGTGAATGACTTTTGGTACCATTGCCATCTCATTTTCAGTCCCTTTCTTTCCCAGTTGGCTGTTGGGTGACAGCCACATATGTTTTCATTCTACGTCCACGTGTCTTTTAAGTTTCACGTCTCCTATTACAACTTATCCTCTACTTTTACTAACAGATATACATGGACGactttctttataatttttttttcaaaaaattaaaatatattcaaattcaaattttataaatctgTGTTATGATGTACTTCACCTGTTGTTTCTTTTTATAGTGATATAcactttttttatatcaatatcCACAAATAATTGTTTTGACAATGTTTTCTACACCTGGGACGAATAGTAGGTACAGATAAGCTTGGAATTAGAATCCATAGTTTCGTTTCatccaataataatataatcactcagaaattattttaaaataaatatttttaacctgaataattttaaaaatattcattcataataaaaagacataaatggctcattttattgaacaaataaatttaaaaatataaacacaaaGTTCAGAATTTTTAAAAGATTCATTCAACGGTAATCTTTCATAGAAAAATTGGTGATTTGACGAAAAAGCAACAAGAAATCTTATATATAAGATTTAATGTTGGTTCATTGGAACTATACAGATATTTCAGTAAAAAAAATCctgtacaaaataaattttctacccCCAGATAGATAAACGAGAATTGATTCTAATTCCAACAtggtgaaaagaaaataaaatgtattgaGTGGATTAAAGTAATTCTTTacattaaatacatttaaattaaagaacaaTGAATTTTTGACCTCTTTTCTCTTCATCTGCTGATGTATCTGGGGCCTTTCTTCTTGCGCCCCACATTTTCTTCTTGTAGTACCAAATTTTCTTGTTCCATGTATTTGTACCAAACCATCAAGGCCCATTTACTCATCACTTCCTATTTTAGGAAAACATGTCGGCCGGAAGGAAGAAAATATGACACTCCTACAGTAACATCAATAAtatagatttgtttttgaattcAATTAGTACTATCagatttatttttcaaatattctaaaaacagTTGTATcatttatagtaattttactCCATTCAAGCAATACTATATTTGTGAAGAATATTCTCATTTCTAAGTCAAATATtgaattttgtctttaaaatcagtaatataaaaaggtaaaagttACAAGATCATatggtaaataaatataaaaaaataaaatattattctcaATATATAGTGAAGGTGGTAAAAATTTAGATCTTTACTTTTTAACTGTAATATTCAAGAACATGTCAAGAATCAATTCTCTTAAAAATGTtcataaaagtttttaaattttttcatgtAATCAACTGGGGTATATATAGCAAACACAAGTTTCACAACATTCCTTGTTAGATTACAAAATAGTAATAAccgataattttaatttatttataagtttttcaaaCTCAAAGACCTACGAGTAGTTTTATGTTCTTATAATCGTGATATCAAATTCAAATACTTTCATGCCCATATATAATTGTGATATACTgacaaataaaagtataaactATAGTTTTTATTCGATAATATCCAGTCCTAATTTATGTTGTTTACAACAATTTAGATTTAACTTGACAACTAATACGTAGAAAACAACTACGTGTTTGAGCTATGTCACTTTATACAACCATCAAATTACCTAATTTCTTAGGGCTGGTAGGTACATTTTGTTTCCAGCCAAACCTTCTTAAAATGGCCGTTAATTCAATGATACCACCAAACGCATTATCTTTACCATGCCATAAAACAAATTACTTTCtataaataattgttgttggagGATTTTAACTTGTTAACATTATACagaggaaaatatttttttaataatttttttaattattaatgataCGTGGttcgttttaaatatttttttgaaaataaatttaaatggattaataaaataataacatgttgtccaaaaattttatgaaaaattattaacatgtgAACAAGATGCTTATACTTGTACAGATAATTGAGGTGGTGGACAGAGAAGTTGTCTGACACTAATTCCATGAGCCTTTTTCACTTTCCAAATGAATTAACCTTTAACCATGAATAGTATAGTCCAAGGGAAGATAATTCAAGTTTCAACACACTAGTAAGTTATGTTAGCTTCTAATAATTTTCAAGTGTCAAAGGTATTAGGGTGTGTGCTAgcactaaaatttattataaataaaataggaatgatcaaaaacagaaaatatataagaaaaaatctATTTTACCAAACCGGACAGAAATATTTAAACTAGACTCAATATAACCACTGACAACTTAATCAAACAAACTGAAGCCCATGTCGTCATCAGATTCTTCTGgttcttccttcttttcctcCTCCTTGGAGGCAGCAGCTGGAGCAGAACCAGTAGCAGGTGCGGCAACAGCAGCAGCTACTGCAAATTTACTAGGATCCTGCAATCATCGTGTCAGTGGTTATGAGAAAGTTTAAAAGTCAAAGCAATATATCTCAAGAATCAGCAACATACTCTTTTTCAATGGCTACTGACAAAGTTTTCTGTCTAAGCTAATGTTGAATGACATTGAACACAGAAATATAGAGCAACATATACCTTCAGGTACTCCTTCACCTCGTTAGCCTGGGGGAACGAATATTCTGTGGCCACTGCAACAGCGAGGACGTTCTTATAGGAATTAACGAACATGTGTGGTGCAGCTGCAATTGTAGGGTAGGAGATAGCCAACGACAGTGAAGATAGCATGGAAACACCATCAGCAAACATATTAAGGAGGTCATCGTCAGTGAGGTCAAGAACCGCAGGACTAAACACCGAACCGTTGTCATAAACAGAAACCACAACAAGCCCATACGAGAATGGCCTTATCGCAAGCTTCGAAAGCAATGCAGCTTCAGAAGACCCAACCTTCTCACCCTTCCTAATCAGTTCCACAGGAGTGATAATTTCCACAGTACCCTTGTTAATTTTTGTAGGAATATTCAGTACCTGAAATTTGTATATTTCTATCAAATTCATGTAAAAGAACACCATACTAAGTATATTACCAACAGTGTCATTCAGGTTCTTTGGAGAACAAGATCGCAGAAACCTGGAAAAAGGAAGTCTGAGAGGGATCCAACCCTGTGTTGCCCGGAGGAACTACAACATCAATAGGTGCAATCAACCCAACACGAGCAGGAGCTCCCACCTGTAAAAACACGCGTGTTTTCAAACGCCAATTAAAGCTAAACTTCTTCGAGCAATCATAAACCAATTTTTCAACAATATACtgaattacatatattttatttctctcttttgaAGCACTTACTTTTTCAACTTTGTAATTTCATCTTTAGATTTTTACCTGAATTTATATCCCTCGATTTTAATTGGAAAACGTTGATCTATAATTTAACATGATATAGTTAAAACCGTGATGTTAAGCTCAGGAATGATTGAAAACTACAAGTAAATAGCAGGGATTAACTTGACAAAAAATGGGATCTTTggaaaaataattgtatttaaatctatcattttaataaaaatcaa
This sequence is a window from Vigna angularis cultivar LongXiaoDou No.4 chromosome 2, ASM1680809v1, whole genome shotgun sequence. Protein-coding genes within it:
- the LOC108328731 gene encoding 60S acidic ribosomal protein P0, whose product is MAVKLTKAQKKIAYDAKLCRLLDNYTQILVVAADNVGSNQLQNIRQGLRGDSVVLMGKNTMMKRSVKLHAESTGNKAFLNLVPLLVGNVGLIFTKGDVKEVSEVVAKYKVGAPARVGLIAPIDVVVPPGNTGLDPSQTSFFQVLNIPTKINKGTVEIITPVELIRKGEKVGSSEAALLSKLAIRPFSYGLVVVSVYDNGSVFSPAVLDLTDDDLLNMFADGVSMLSSLSLAISYPTIAAAPHMFVNSYKNVLAVAVATEYSFPQANEVKEYLKDPSKFAVAAAVAAPATGSAPAAASKEEEKKEEPEESDDDMGFSLFD